The segment GAATACGATGTCATCATTCTAAGTGCCAAGGAGAGCACCGGTCTGAAAAGGTGGTTGATTGAGAATGGATATAAGATTCCCGAGCAGGCTGAGGAAGTGCTCGATCCCTACATCAAGAACAAACTGAAATTCTTCGTGGTCAAGGTGGATAAGGAGAAGATCCCTTCCGGCCAGACCGACTATCTCAGACCACTGCAGATAGAGTACCGTTCCGATCGCTTCATGCTGCCCATCCGACTTGGAATGGCCAATGCTGATGGTGAGCAGGATATGATCGTGTACGCCTTCACGCGACAGGGTAGGATCGAATGCACCAATTATCGGACAGTGAAGATCCCGACCGATAGGAATATCCCCAAGTTCGTCAAGGACAAAGGCAGGTTCGGAGAGTTCTACAAAGACCTATTCGCCATGGCGCATGACCGGGAAGGAAGAAATTCCGTGTTTCTTGAGTATGCTTGGAATGTCACTCCCAATTTCGGGATGAAGTGCGATCCCTGCGTAGGCCCACCTCCCATGTACCAGGAATTCGTTGATGCTGGTGCCGATTGGGTGGATCCCAACAATGCTTGGTCGAGCAGTATCTTCTTCACTCGCTTGCATGTGCGCTATAGCAGGGAGGAGTTCCCTCAGGATCTA is part of the Flavobacteriales bacterium genome and harbors:
- a CDS encoding DUF2330 domain-containing protein gives rise to the protein EYDVIILSAKESTGLKRWLIENGYKIPEQAEEVLDPYIKNKLKFFVVKVDKEKIPSGQTDYLRPLQIEYRSDRFMLPIRLGMANADGEQDMIVYAFTRQGRIECTNYRTVKIPTDRNIPKFVKDKGRFGEFYKDLFAMAHDREGRNSVFLEYAWNVTPNFGMKCDPCVGPPPMYQEFVDAGADWVDPNNAWSSSIFFTRLHVRYSREEFPQDLFFQVTPNAEQSQGRYIITNPATGDMSCQQGQDYLRDLEFRRKREVDELAALTGWNDPRYARYIYEYSDRIHEPNRGSMIPFVPAPGDSNGPGGGSWQAIVGLLAFSLFSIFWLFYGARPKHVAK